One genomic region from Lycorma delicatula isolate Av1 chromosome 1, ASM4794821v1, whole genome shotgun sequence encodes:
- the cN-IIIB gene encoding cytosolic 5'-nucleotidase IIIB isoform X2: protein MEELATNVSFNLLHNMAVLFKPHVYIKNLKEVEIKMKKIIEGGAKLLQIITDFDRTLTKDNVNGIPNKSSHCIFEQCSDIPKHVKDECKRLCDVYRPIEVSPTMSTEEKIPYMIEWWKKSEEQCCGITLSESSIDNAVIAANVEFRDGCSEMFKKLCDKSVPVLVFSAGIGDVITAVLRHRSLNYPNVHVISNFLRFDGLKILGYHGPTIHVFNKNEKTVKNSEYFKEVNHCINVLLMGDSLGDANMAEGVPQHGTVLKIGFLTTNHVDEYLPQYMDKFDIVLLDDQTMDIPLTILDSVLKS, encoded by the coding sequence ATGGAAGAATTAGCTACAAATGTTTCGTTCAACTTATTGCATAACATGGCCGTATTGTTTAAGCcacatgtttatataaaaaatttaaaggaagttgaaataaaaatgaaaaaaattattgaaggagGAGCTAAACTTTTGCagataataacagattttgataggACCTTAACCAAAGATAATGTCAACGGTATCCCCAATAAAAGCAGTCATTGTATATTTGAGCAGTGTAGTGATATACCTAAGCATGTTAAAGATGAATGTAAAAGATTATGTGATGTATATCGGCCAATTGAAGTTTCACCAACAATGAGTACTGAAGAAAAAATCCCATATATGATTGAATGGTGGAAAAAATCAGAAGAACAGTGCTGTGGTATTACATTAAGTGAAAGCTCTATAGATAATGCTGTTATAGCTGCAAATGTAGAATTCAGAGATGGGTGTAGtgaaatgtttaagaaattatgTGATAAGTCTGTGCCAGTGCTGGTGTTCTCAGCTGGAATAGGGGATGTAATAACAGCAGTTTTGCGTCACAGATCGCTCAATTATCCTAATGTTCatgttatttccaattttttacgCTTTGATGGGCTGAAAATACTTGGTTATCATGGTCCTACCATTcatgtgtttaataaaaatgagaaaactgtaaaaaattctgAGTACTTTAAAGAAGTAAATCATtgcataaatgttttattaatgggCGATTCACTGGGGGATGCAAATATGGCTGAAGGTGTGCCTCAGCATGGAACAGTTCTTAAAATTGGCTTTCTTACTACAAATCATGTTGATGAATATTTACCACAGTATATGGATAAATTTGATATAGTTCTCTTGGATGATCAGACTATGGATATACCATTGACGATTTTAGATTCAGTTTTGAAATCtta
- the cN-IIIB gene encoding cytosolic 5'-nucleotidase IIIB isoform X1: MEELATNVSFNLLHNMAVLFKPHVYIKNLKEVEIKMKKIIEGGAKLLQIITDFDRTLTKDNVNGIPNKSSHCIFEQCSDIPKHVKDECKRLCDVYRPIEVSPTMSTEEKIPYMIEWWKKSEEQCCGITLSESSIDNAVIAANVEFRDGCSEMFKKLCDKSVPVLVFSAGIGDVITAVLRHRSLNYPNVHVISNFLRFDGLKILGYHGPTIHVFNKNEKTVKNSEYFKEVNHCINVLLMGDSLGDANMAEGVPQHGTVLKIGFLTTNHVDEYLPQYMDKFDIVLLDDQTMDIPLTILDSVLKSYVNISY, encoded by the coding sequence ATGGAAGAATTAGCTACAAATGTTTCGTTCAACTTATTGCATAACATGGCCGTATTGTTTAAGCcacatgtttatataaaaaatttaaaggaagttgaaataaaaatgaaaaaaattattgaaggagGAGCTAAACTTTTGCagataataacagattttgataggACCTTAACCAAAGATAATGTCAACGGTATCCCCAATAAAAGCAGTCATTGTATATTTGAGCAGTGTAGTGATATACCTAAGCATGTTAAAGATGAATGTAAAAGATTATGTGATGTATATCGGCCAATTGAAGTTTCACCAACAATGAGTACTGAAGAAAAAATCCCATATATGATTGAATGGTGGAAAAAATCAGAAGAACAGTGCTGTGGTATTACATTAAGTGAAAGCTCTATAGATAATGCTGTTATAGCTGCAAATGTAGAATTCAGAGATGGGTGTAGtgaaatgtttaagaaattatgTGATAAGTCTGTGCCAGTGCTGGTGTTCTCAGCTGGAATAGGGGATGTAATAACAGCAGTTTTGCGTCACAGATCGCTCAATTATCCTAATGTTCatgttatttccaattttttacgCTTTGATGGGCTGAAAATACTTGGTTATCATGGTCCTACCATTcatgtgtttaataaaaatgagaaaactgtaaaaaattctgAGTACTTTAAAGAAGTAAATCATtgcataaatgttttattaatgggCGATTCACTGGGGGATGCAAATATGGCTGAAGGTGTGCCTCAGCATGGAACAGTTCTTAAAATTGGCTTTCTTACTACAAATCATGTTGATGAATATTTACCACAGTATATGGATAAATTTGATATAGTTCTCTTGGATGATCAGACTATGGATATACCATTGACGATTTTAGATTCAGTTTTGAAATCtta
- the LOC142317867 gene encoding uncharacterized protein LOC142317867 has product MCVTCVAEKISDVLQKGQHFVQQDLVSEIKKLMAEVQVLPDLDKVNISRESRGLLDKLTFLTGLHFGSIFQGTGTVAATQSLSLLGRFINSALSLSYGSSSSVIPAAVPVLPVADDIPHDSQHENNNDDDNNEDNRTKYPVPLHFIADHNRRVHEINNKLQNQTYGTYRQGRINRT; this is encoded by the coding sequence ATGTGTGTTACATGTGTAGCTGAGAAGATAAGCGATGTACTGCAGAAGGGTCAGCACTTTGTCCAACAAGATTTGGTGTCTGAAATAAAGAAGCTAATGGCAGAAGTACAAGTTTTACCTGATTTggataaagtaaatatttctcgTGAAAGCAGAGGTTTACTAGATAAACTAACTTTTCTCACAGGACTACATTTTGGTAGCATATTCCAGGGTACTGGAACTGTTGCAGCCACACAGTCACTTTCATTATTAGGTCGTTTTATCAATTCAGCTCTTTCACTATCATATGGCTCAAGTAGTAGTGTTATTCCAGCAGCTGTACCAGTTCTCCCAGTAGCTGATGACATACCACATGATAGTCAAcacgaaaataataatgatgatgataataatgaggACAATCGAACAAAATATCCTGTACCACTACATTTTATTGCTGACCATAATAGAAGAGTTCATGAAATAAACAACAAACTACAAAACCAAACTTATGGAACCTACAGGCAAGGGAGAATTAACCGAACATAA